The following are encoded together in the Desulfococcus multivorans genome:
- a CDS encoding KH domain-containing protein produces MKDLIKYIAQALVDNPDQVSVEEVEGNQTSVLELKVAKEDLGKVIGKQGRTARAMRTILSAASAKVKKRTVLEILE; encoded by the coding sequence ATGAAAGATCTGATTAAGTACATTGCGCAGGCACTGGTTGACAATCCTGATCAGGTATCGGTAGAGGAGGTTGAGGGAAACCAGACCTCAGTGCTCGAACTCAAAGTGGCAAAAGAGGATCTGGGGAAAGTCATCGGGAAACAGGGGCGTACGGCAAGAGCGATGCGTACGATACTGAGTGCGGCTTCCGCCAAGGTGAAAAAGCGCACGGTGCTTGAAATTTTAGAGTAG
- a CDS encoding tetratricopeptide repeat protein: MKMSTVLGCFFFGVVLTFVGCAKPPVRSYPRPTVSYPANRPQPQTGTTRSVDAGKSGGLPEASSTLDNRLSPPAYDKPLASVGNTSTAKSATKNDYLLAAVSPLADQASRYLAKGDLDKAQTTAERAVRIDPNNAELWHLMGKIQLARRNFSQAEQLARKSNLLAKDNPQLHARNWRLIADSLRGRGNVSAAEAAMEKARRFNSR; this comes from the coding sequence ATGAAAATGTCGACTGTATTGGGATGCTTTTTTTTCGGCGTGGTGTTGACTTTTGTCGGCTGCGCCAAACCGCCGGTGCGCAGTTATCCCCGCCCGACGGTTTCATACCCCGCCAACCGGCCTCAGCCCCAGACGGGGACGACAAGGTCGGTAGATGCCGGGAAATCAGGTGGGCTCCCCGAAGCTTCGTCCACCCTCGACAACCGTTTATCCCCGCCCGCCTACGACAAGCCCCTGGCGTCCGTTGGCAATACGTCAACGGCTAAAAGCGCAACGAAGAACGACTATCTCCTGGCGGCAGTCAGCCCGCTTGCCGACCAAGCCTCCCGATACCTGGCTAAAGGAGATCTCGACAAAGCCCAGACCACGGCCGAACGGGCGGTTCGCATTGATCCGAACAATGCGGAATTGTGGCACCTGATGGGTAAGATACAGTTGGCCCGCCGGAATTTCAGCCAGGCGGAGCAACTCGCCCGCAAATCGAACCTTCTGGCCAAAGACAACCCACAACTTCATGCCCGGAACTGGCGGCTGATCGCCGATTCACTCCGCGGGAGAGGCAATGTCTCCGCCGCAGAAGCAGCCATGGAAAAAGCCCGCCGCTTCAATTCCAGATGA
- a CDS encoding rhomboid family intramembrane serine protease, whose protein sequence is MNDTQKNSVLCPHCRKLVGRDELRCPYCGAARPGAPWKAIVNLGGASLEYRIIPALIYVNVGLYLLSLLLYPPNLNFMNPLTAFSPSSGSLLLLGASGTIPIDRAGNWWSLVSAGYLHGSLLHILFNMIALKQLGTLTIQAYGARRMIVIYTLTGIAGYAASYLAGVRFTIGASAAICGLIGALLYYGKSRGGLFGEALFKQVSGWLVGLFLIGLMPNINNWGHGAGILSGIAVGYIIAYPEKRPDAFLHNVGAALSIVLTLLVLLQAVASGLWYRFFG, encoded by the coding sequence GTGAACGACACACAAAAGAATTCAGTCCTTTGCCCCCATTGCAGGAAACTGGTCGGACGGGACGAGCTCCGCTGCCCGTATTGCGGGGCCGCGCGCCCGGGAGCGCCATGGAAGGCTATCGTCAACCTCGGCGGGGCATCACTGGAATATCGCATCATCCCGGCCCTCATATACGTCAATGTCGGCCTGTATCTGCTCTCGCTGCTGCTCTATCCCCCGAATCTGAACTTCATGAACCCGTTGACGGCCTTCTCGCCGTCCAGCGGAAGTCTCCTGCTTCTGGGTGCATCGGGAACGATCCCCATCGACCGTGCCGGCAATTGGTGGTCCCTGGTGTCCGCCGGTTACCTTCACGGCAGCCTGCTTCACATCCTATTCAACATGATTGCCCTGAAACAGCTGGGAACGCTGACCATCCAGGCTTACGGCGCCCGCCGGATGATCGTCATCTACACACTGACCGGCATCGCCGGATACGCCGCATCCTATCTCGCGGGCGTTCGTTTCACCATTGGGGCGTCCGCCGCCATATGCGGCCTCATCGGGGCCCTGCTATATTATGGAAAAAGCCGGGGCGGCCTTTTCGGCGAAGCACTGTTCAAACAGGTCAGCGGCTGGCTCGTCGGCCTGTTTCTCATCGGTCTTATGCCAAATATCAACAACTGGGGCCACGGCGCCGGGATCCTGAGCGGCATCGCCGTAGGGTACATAATAGCCTACCCGGAAAAACGACCGGACGCCTTCCTGCACAACGTCGGCGCGGCCCTCTCCATCGTTCTCACCCTGCTGGTTCTGCTGCAGGCCGTCGCTTCCGGTCTCTGGTATCGCTTTTTCGGATAA
- the rimM gene encoding ribosome maturation factor RimM (Essential for efficient processing of 16S rRNA) has protein sequence MVKEEACFIIGKIIGVHGVRGNLKLYPHIESMALLEPGVTVYVGNPENTGATYAIRWAKPHHRTILLALDNVTDRDTAEALVGNDVFTEKSRLPVLEEGHYYWADLIGLAVRTTAFRELGIIASIFRTGSNDVYVIRDGKSEMLIPALASVVKNVDLKHGTMTVDLPEGLIPRD, from the coding sequence GTGGTGAAGGAAGAGGCCTGTTTCATTATTGGAAAAATCATCGGGGTTCATGGTGTCCGGGGAAACCTGAAACTATACCCTCATATCGAATCCATGGCGCTTCTGGAGCCCGGCGTGACGGTATATGTCGGGAACCCTGAAAACACCGGCGCAACGTACGCGATTCGCTGGGCAAAGCCCCACCATCGTACGATACTCCTGGCGCTTGACAATGTGACGGATCGGGATACGGCCGAAGCCCTGGTGGGGAACGACGTGTTCACGGAAAAATCGCGATTGCCGGTGTTGGAGGAGGGGCACTACTATTGGGCTGATCTGATCGGCCTTGCCGTTCGAACGACGGCGTTCAGAGAGTTGGGGATCATTGCGTCCATATTCCGGACGGGAAGCAATGATGTCTATGTGATTCGGGACGGCAAAAGCGAAATGTTGATTCCGGCCCTCGCCTCGGTGGTGAAAAATGTGGATCTGAAGCACGGCACCATGACGGTGGATCTTCCCGAGGGACTGATCCCGAGGGACTGA
- a CDS encoding FAD-dependent oxidoreductase: MDFVIIGGDAAGMSAASRAKRHQPNLRVTVLEMTRDVSYSACGMPYNIADPQRDMDDLVVREAAVFEKKQGIRVRLRHEARRIDPESRRVEGVDADGRPFSSPYDRLLIATGASPILPKIPGIKLPGVLVLKNLEDGRRLKHYLSGRKIGRVVIIGMGYIALEMCEALAARGIAVDMIKPRPGLLPWMDSELSARVRAELEAHGVGIHDGRAVENITAAPGGGFKVGAADMTISCDMVIVAAGISPNSRIAADAGLETGPMGAVSVDATLRTSNPYIYSAGDCADAFHVVTGKRVWIPLALRANRAGWAAADNICGIETRLSGIAGTAVFKVFDLEVACTGLTQNEATTAGFLPETVTIKTRSRAHAHPGSASIHVHLVGDRETGRLLGAQMVGREGCAHRINAAAVALHAHMTVADFSQSDLAYAPPFGPVWDPLLTAANQLLKKL; encoded by the coding sequence ATGGATTTTGTCATCATAGGCGGCGACGCCGCAGGGATGAGCGCCGCCAGTCGCGCCAAACGACACCAACCGAACCTTCGGGTGACCGTCCTGGAGATGACCCGGGACGTCTCATACAGCGCCTGCGGCATGCCCTACAACATCGCAGACCCCCAACGAGACATGGATGACCTGGTCGTCCGCGAGGCCGCCGTATTCGAAAAGAAGCAGGGTATCCGTGTTCGCCTCCGCCACGAGGCCCGACGGATCGACCCTGAATCCCGGCGGGTGGAAGGCGTCGATGCCGACGGCCGGCCTTTTTCCAGTCCCTACGACCGGTTGCTGATCGCCACGGGCGCCTCGCCGATCCTGCCGAAAATCCCGGGGATCAAGCTTCCGGGCGTCCTGGTCCTGAAAAACCTCGAGGACGGACGAAGGCTGAAACATTACCTCTCGGGCCGAAAGATCGGCAGGGTCGTCATCATCGGCATGGGATATATCGCCCTTGAGATGTGCGAAGCCCTCGCTGCACGGGGGATCGCCGTGGATATGATTAAACCCCGGCCCGGTCTGCTGCCCTGGATGGATTCGGAGTTGTCCGCCCGTGTACGTGCGGAACTCGAGGCTCACGGCGTCGGGATCCATGACGGCCGTGCCGTCGAAAATATCACTGCAGCGCCCGGCGGGGGTTTCAAGGTAGGTGCCGCCGACATGACGATCTCCTGCGATATGGTCATCGTCGCCGCGGGGATCTCCCCCAACAGCCGAATCGCGGCTGATGCGGGGCTTGAGACGGGGCCTATGGGTGCCGTATCCGTCGACGCGACCCTCCGCACCTCGAATCCATACATTTATTCGGCCGGGGACTGTGCCGATGCTTTTCACGTGGTGACCGGTAAGCGGGTATGGATTCCCCTGGCGCTGAGGGCGAACCGTGCCGGATGGGCCGCCGCGGACAATATCTGCGGCATTGAAACCCGTCTCTCGGGAATCGCCGGTACTGCCGTCTTCAAGGTCTTCGACCTGGAGGTGGCCTGCACCGGCCTGACGCAGAATGAAGCGACGACGGCGGGTTTTCTTCCCGAGACGGTGACCATCAAAACCCGATCCCGGGCTCACGCCCATCCCGGCAGCGCATCGATCCATGTCCACCTGGTCGGCGACCGTGAAACCGGCCGCCTGTTGGGGGCACAGATGGTCGGCCGGGAAGGCTGTGCGCATCGCATCAACGCAGCGGCAGTCGCGCTTCATGCCCACATGACCGTAGCCGATTTCAGCCAGTCGGATCTGGCCTATGCACCGCCCTTCGGGCCGGTATGGGATCCCCTTCTGACCGCTGCGAACCAGCTCCTGAAGAAACTGTAA
- a CDS encoding secondary thiamine-phosphate synthase enzyme YjbQ, translating to MKSYRKELWFHVPTRRAFVNITPQVTKCLVESGIQEGLALVNAMHITASVFINDDESGLHHDYDVWLEKLAPHEPVSAYRHNVGEDNADAHMKRQIMGREVTVAVTRGHLDLGTWEQIFYGEFDGRREKRVLVKIIGE from the coding sequence ATGAAGAGCTATAGAAAGGAATTGTGGTTCCATGTACCGACCCGCCGGGCCTTCGTCAACATTACGCCCCAGGTCACGAAATGCTTGGTTGAAAGCGGTATCCAGGAGGGCCTTGCACTGGTCAACGCCATGCACATCACCGCCTCCGTCTTCATCAACGACGACGAGTCGGGCCTTCATCACGACTATGACGTCTGGCTTGAAAAACTCGCCCCCCATGAACCGGTTTCGGCCTACCGCCACAATGTCGGGGAGGATAATGCCGACGCCCATATGAAACGCCAAATCATGGGCCGCGAGGTTACGGTGGCCGTTACCCGTGGTCATCTGGATCTGGGTACTTGGGAGCAGATATTTTACGGCGAATTCGATGGACGCCGGGAAAAGCGCGTACTGGTCAAAATCATCGGGGAATGA
- a CDS encoding glycosyltransferase family 9 protein — protein sequence MRDDAPILVYHPGALGDVVATFDNLLRLKQRFPGGVEGVCQNALGKLGCTLGIFRRAFPVESSVFAGLYAETSGGSDPVPGSLFRPYGGVVLFSNSRHLERGISRVFHGPVYRMPPRPPITSRIHIHDHVSGHLVAAGLLTAVNDGASFPKGFPSVKRRKGASKTVFIHPGSGSLRKNWPSARFAALARRIRQEGMVPEFILGPAEDHIFPRIAEDVSGWTIHTPATLDAFVTLLERADGYVGNDGGATHLAAFLGLPTLAIFGPSDPVRWRPRGRRTAVVTPADLNCRPCFERTEENCEGSPCLLAVTAPDVAARLLELLSDCG from the coding sequence TTGCGGGACGACGCTCCGATACTGGTGTATCATCCGGGGGCGCTGGGGGATGTCGTGGCGACCTTCGACAACCTCCTCCGTCTGAAGCAACGATTTCCCGGCGGCGTCGAGGGCGTCTGCCAAAACGCTCTCGGCAAGCTTGGGTGTACTCTGGGAATATTCAGGCGCGCATTTCCCGTGGAGTCGTCGGTGTTCGCGGGTTTGTACGCTGAAACGTCGGGCGGTTCCGATCCGGTGCCGGGCAGTCTTTTCCGTCCCTACGGCGGGGTCGTCCTGTTCTCCAATTCCCGGCATCTCGAAAGGGGGATTTCAAGGGTATTTCACGGACCCGTTTACCGAATGCCGCCCCGGCCCCCTATAACTTCTCGAATCCATATTCATGACCATGTTTCCGGGCACCTCGTCGCTGCGGGACTCCTGACGGCGGTGAATGACGGAGCATCCTTTCCCAAAGGCTTTCCGTCCGTAAAACGGCGGAAGGGCGCCTCGAAAACCGTTTTTATCCATCCCGGCTCAGGCAGTCTCCGGAAAAATTGGCCGTCGGCCCGGTTTGCGGCTTTGGCGCGGCGCATCCGACAGGAAGGAATGGTGCCGGAATTTATATTGGGCCCTGCCGAAGACCATATATTTCCACGAATCGCGGAAGATGTATCGGGATGGACGATTCATACCCCCGCCACGCTGGATGCTTTCGTAACGCTCCTTGAACGCGCTGACGGCTATGTCGGCAATGATGGCGGCGCAACGCATCTGGCCGCTTTCCTGGGGCTGCCGACTTTGGCAATTTTTGGTCCTTCGGATCCGGTCCGATGGCGGCCTCGGGGGCGCAGGACGGCGGTAGTGACGCCGGCAGATCTGAATTGCCGGCCTTGTTTTGAGAGAACAGAGGAAAATTGCGAAGGATCGCCGTGTCTTTTGGCCGTCACGGCGCCGGACGTGGCGGCCCGATTGCTGGAACTGCTTTCAGACTGCGGCTGA
- the mrcB gene encoding penicillin-binding protein 1B — translation MKKKRTSRTAKKIKKKSPRLRRHLFLTAGVLIALLLIGYIGRLGWEARERFGSKKWELPARVYARPLELYPGLAMNEASLMKELSLLSYRPADRIAVPGSFSRKGGRVTLYSRPFAFPDGHEPSKKIRLTIANGRIRSLSDIETGEQLSIARLDPALIGSFYPTHHQDRLWVRFSEAPPLLIQTIMAVEDRDFYEHYGIKPLSILRALKANIMAGKTVQGGSTLTQQLVKNLFLSREKSLRRKIEEAAMALSLEFFYTKDQIFEAYINEVYLAQDGNRAIHGFGMASRFYFGRSLEDLGAGETALLVGMLKGPSVYDPRKNPDRALARRNQVLKMMARQKLIRPGEANLAMKTRLDILARPPSGNSPFPAFMELVKRQLLLEYEEKDLRSEGLRIFSTLDPQVQMALEASVTTELNAIESGRGLPKNSLEIAAVVTSTSANEVVAMMGGRLPGDPGFNRVLDARRPIGSLVKPVIYLSALMRPQHYTLVTPLNDGPVEIKAAGSVWSPKNYDRRHHGIVPLYEALAQSYNVAAVRLGMDIGLATVFDTLNRLGVEGDFPAYPSALLGALEMSPIEVTQMYQTLASGGFYSPIQSIQAVYRSDGELLQRYPLTVRENIDPGAVYLLNTALQAVATDGTARSLDQGLVRRLTPAGKTGTTNDMRDSWFAGFTGDRVAAVWIGRDDNTPCGLSGATGALRVWGKIMSRIAAAPLTLTPPENVAAIAVDPVTGMRAEPACPGAVSVPFIRGSEPRETVACRQRIPKRTAESPAAPPQRRSRSGPDNLLNWFKELF, via the coding sequence TTGAAGAAAAAGAGGACATCCAGGACGGCGAAAAAAATCAAAAAAAAATCACCGAGACTTCGAAGGCATCTTTTCCTGACGGCCGGCGTTCTGATCGCTCTTTTACTCATTGGATATATCGGCCGCCTCGGATGGGAGGCGAGGGAACGTTTCGGGAGCAAAAAATGGGAGTTGCCGGCCCGGGTCTATGCACGTCCGCTGGAACTCTATCCCGGTCTCGCCATGAACGAAGCATCTCTGATGAAGGAGCTTTCCCTGCTTTCCTACCGCCCGGCGGATCGGATCGCCGTACCCGGAAGCTTCTCCAGAAAAGGGGGCCGTGTTACCCTTTACAGCCGCCCCTTCGCCTTTCCCGACGGTCATGAACCTTCAAAAAAGATTCGGCTCACCATCGCAAACGGCCGCATCCGCTCTCTGAGCGATATCGAAACAGGGGAACAGCTTTCAATCGCACGTCTCGACCCGGCCCTCATCGGCAGCTTTTATCCCACCCACCACCAGGATCGGCTCTGGGTCAGATTCAGTGAAGCCCCCCCCCTTCTCATCCAGACCATCATGGCGGTGGAGGACCGGGATTTTTATGAACATTACGGCATTAAACCCCTCTCGATCCTCCGGGCCCTCAAGGCCAATATCATGGCGGGGAAGACTGTTCAGGGGGGCAGCACGCTGACTCAGCAGCTGGTCAAGAATCTTTTCCTGAGCCGTGAGAAATCCCTGCGTCGAAAAATCGAAGAGGCGGCCATGGCCCTCAGCCTCGAATTTTTTTACACCAAGGACCAGATCTTCGAAGCCTACATCAACGAGGTCTATCTCGCCCAGGACGGCAATCGGGCCATTCATGGATTCGGTATGGCCAGCCGGTTCTATTTCGGCCGATCTCTGGAGGATCTGGGAGCCGGTGAAACAGCTCTGCTTGTGGGGATGCTCAAAGGGCCGTCAGTCTACGATCCGCGTAAGAACCCGGATCGTGCCCTGGCACGTCGGAACCAGGTTCTGAAGATGATGGCCCGCCAGAAACTGATTCGACCCGGTGAGGCCAACCTGGCCATGAAGACCCGGCTGGATATTCTGGCAAGACCGCCGTCGGGCAACAGTCCTTTTCCGGCCTTCATGGAGCTGGTCAAACGCCAGCTTCTCCTGGAATACGAGGAGAAAGACCTCAGGTCCGAGGGGCTGAGGATCTTCTCGACCCTTGACCCCCAGGTACAGATGGCTTTGGAGGCATCGGTGACGACTGAATTGAACGCCATCGAATCCGGAAGGGGGCTTCCGAAAAACAGCCTCGAGATTGCCGCGGTGGTGACATCCACCTCAGCCAATGAGGTGGTGGCGATGATGGGCGGACGTCTTCCCGGCGACCCTGGGTTCAACCGGGTTCTTGATGCCCGCCGCCCCATCGGATCTCTCGTCAAGCCGGTGATCTATCTCTCGGCGCTGATGAGACCGCAGCATTACACCCTGGTCACGCCGCTGAATGACGGTCCGGTCGAGATCAAGGCCGCCGGGAGCGTCTGGAGCCCCAAAAATTATGATCGGCGACACCACGGTATCGTGCCGCTGTATGAGGCGTTGGCTCAGTCCTACAATGTCGCCGCCGTCCGCCTGGGGATGGACATCGGATTGGCGACCGTGTTCGACACCCTGAACCGGCTGGGCGTCGAGGGGGATTTTCCTGCATATCCATCAGCCCTTCTAGGAGCGCTGGAGATGTCCCCCATCGAGGTAACTCAAATGTACCAGACTCTGGCGTCCGGTGGATTCTACTCTCCGATCCAGTCTATCCAGGCGGTCTATCGTTCCGACGGCGAGTTGCTCCAACGCTATCCCCTGACGGTCCGGGAGAATATCGATCCTGGGGCCGTCTATCTGCTCAACACCGCCCTCCAAGCCGTTGCCACCGACGGCACCGCCAGATCCCTGGATCAGGGTCTGGTACGTCGATTGACGCCCGCTGGAAAGACCGGAACCACGAATGACATGCGAGACAGTTGGTTTGCCGGATTCACCGGAGATCGCGTAGCTGCGGTATGGATTGGTCGTGACGACAACACGCCCTGCGGTCTGTCGGGGGCCACCGGTGCGCTCAGGGTCTGGGGGAAGATCATGTCTCGGATCGCCGCCGCACCCCTCACCTTGACACCCCCCGAAAACGTAGCAGCCATTGCCGTTGACCCCGTAACGGGAATGCGCGCTGAACCGGCGTGCCCCGGTGCCGTATCAGTGCCGTTTATCCGGGGTTCGGAACCGCGGGAAACCGTCGCCTGCAGACAGCGCATCCCCAAACGAACGGCGGAATCGCCGGCTGCGCCCCCCCAACGACGGTCGAGGTCCGGACCCGACAATCTCCTCAACTGGTTCAAGGAATTATTTTAA
- the rlmN gene encoding 23S rRNA (adenine(2503)-C(2))-methyltransferase RlmN, with amino-acid sequence MNYLPTPIDIKELTRADLICLLQEERIAPYRAGQIFKWIYQHQVDRFEEMSDLNKPLRRQLAARFVIGRLHRTAVETARDGARKYLLRLNDGRFIESVLIPEKEHYTLCISSQVGCAQGCRFCLTAQEGFIRNLTMGEIIAQVRDAVLDIPAADPRRLTNIVFMGMGEPLANLTHVIRALQIITDADSGLKFSARRVTVSTAGLAAQLDRLGRETEVNLAISLNAADNKTRSRLMPINRRYPIEVLMAACREYPLKPRRRITFEYILIDGVNDGDKDARRLVDLLRPVRAKINLIPFNEHDGSPFCRPDEARILKFQEILTSQNYTAVIRHSKGQDISAACGQLNARNRDGCPASGSASAMA; translated from the coding sequence ATGAATTACCTACCCACGCCGATCGATATCAAGGAACTCACCCGGGCAGATCTCATCTGCCTACTTCAGGAAGAGCGTATCGCCCCTTACCGGGCCGGACAGATCTTTAAATGGATCTACCAACACCAGGTCGACCGGTTCGAAGAGATGTCGGACCTGAACAAACCCCTGCGTCGGCAGCTGGCGGCGCGGTTCGTCATCGGCCGGCTGCATCGAACCGCGGTTGAAACCGCCCGCGACGGCGCCCGAAAATATCTGTTGCGACTGAACGACGGCCGCTTCATCGAATCGGTTTTGATCCCCGAAAAAGAGCATTACACCCTCTGCATATCAAGCCAGGTCGGCTGCGCTCAGGGATGCCGATTCTGTCTGACCGCGCAGGAGGGGTTTATCCGCAACCTCACCATGGGCGAAATCATCGCCCAGGTTCGCGACGCCGTTTTAGACATCCCCGCCGCCGACCCACGTCGTCTGACCAACATCGTATTTATGGGCATGGGGGAACCGCTGGCCAACCTCACCCACGTCATCCGGGCTCTGCAAATCATCACGGACGCCGACAGCGGCCTGAAATTTTCTGCCAGGCGGGTTACTGTTTCCACTGCCGGTCTGGCGGCCCAACTCGATCGTCTGGGGCGGGAAACGGAAGTAAATCTTGCAATATCACTAAACGCGGCAGATAACAAGACCCGTTCCCGCCTGATGCCCATCAACCGGAGATATCCCATCGAGGTTCTCATGGCGGCCTGCCGGGAATACCCTCTCAAGCCGCGCCGACGCATCACCTTTGAATACATCCTGATCGACGGCGTCAACGACGGGGACAAGGACGCCCGCCGCCTGGTCGACCTCCTGCGTCCGGTCCGTGCCAAAATCAATCTGATCCCATTCAACGAACACGACGGCAGCCCGTTTTGCCGTCCCGATGAAGCTCGGATTTTGAAATTCCAGGAAATCCTCACCAGCCAAAACTATACCGCCGTCATCCGCCACAGCAAGGGACAGGACATTTCCGCCGCATGCGGTCAACTGAACGCCCGAAACCGAGACGGTTGTCCCGCGTCCGGATCCGCCTCCGCGATGGCATAA
- the rpsP gene encoding 30S ribosomal protein S16 — protein MSVKIRLARHGAKKRPFYRIVVANIESPRDGRFLEVVGTYNPLPDPAEVNLKGDRVKYWMAQGAEPTDTVRNLLKKQGLLTNP, from the coding sequence ATGTCAGTAAAAATCAGACTCGCCAGGCATGGCGCAAAAAAGAGGCCGTTTTACAGAATTGTTGTCGCAAACATTGAAAGTCCGAGAGACGGACGGTTTCTGGAGGTTGTCGGCACCTATAATCCGTTGCCTGATCCGGCAGAGGTGAACCTGAAAGGGGATCGCGTTAAATACTGGATGGCGCAGGGTGCGGAGCCGACGGATACCGTAAGGAACCTTCTTAAAAAACAAGGACTGCTGACCAACCCCTGA
- the ffh gene encoding signal recognition particle protein, which produces MFDSLSSRLEGVFKKLKGHGKLTEKNVEEGLREVRMALLEADVHYRVAKKFIADVKARALGQEVMKSLTPGQQVVKIVNEELTRLMGESLEDLNLSGTRPVSVMLVGLQGSGKTTTSGKLAVYLKKKGKKPYLVPADVYRPAAIDQLKKLGGQIGVPVFPSETEMDPVEICDKARTAAQKAGCDVLLLDTAGRLHLDAELMAELVRIRDAVMPSDILLVADAMTGQDAVNISESFDKALDLGGVILSKMDGDARGGAALSIRAITGKPIKFIGVGEKLTQLEAFHPDRIASSILGMGDVLTLIEKAQSVMDEEKAVELEKKLRKSQFTLEDFKDQMVQIRKMGSLGDLIGMIPGMKTNKQFKNLDVDETELVRIEAIINSMTPHERSHHQVINGSRRKRIARGSGTQVQDVNRLLKNYTQVMKMIKKLNKGGIRGFGRGMLPF; this is translated from the coding sequence ATGTTTGACAGTCTGAGCAGCAGGCTTGAAGGGGTATTTAAAAAGCTCAAGGGGCACGGCAAACTCACCGAGAAGAACGTCGAAGAGGGCCTGAGGGAGGTCCGGATGGCGCTCCTCGAGGCTGATGTTCATTACCGTGTAGCCAAAAAATTCATTGCCGATGTCAAAGCCCGCGCTCTTGGCCAGGAAGTCATGAAGAGTCTGACGCCGGGGCAGCAGGTCGTCAAGATTGTCAACGAAGAACTGACGCGTCTCATGGGTGAGAGCCTCGAAGACCTCAATCTTTCCGGCACCAGACCCGTATCGGTGATGCTTGTGGGGCTTCAGGGGTCCGGTAAGACGACGACGTCGGGAAAGCTTGCGGTTTATCTCAAAAAGAAAGGGAAAAAGCCGTATCTGGTGCCGGCGGACGTTTACCGTCCCGCAGCTATCGACCAGTTGAAAAAGTTGGGAGGGCAGATCGGCGTGCCGGTATTTCCGTCGGAAACCGAAATGGATCCGGTGGAGATTTGCGACAAGGCGAGGACCGCTGCCCAGAAGGCGGGGTGCGACGTCCTGCTGCTGGATACCGCGGGCCGCCTTCATCTGGATGCGGAGCTGATGGCGGAACTCGTTCGGATTCGGGATGCGGTGATGCCTTCGGACATTCTGCTGGTTGCCGATGCCATGACGGGGCAGGACGCGGTGAACATCTCGGAATCCTTTGACAAAGCCCTGGACCTCGGGGGTGTCATTCTATCCAAGATGGACGGCGATGCCAGGGGTGGTGCGGCTTTGTCTATTCGCGCGATTACGGGAAAGCCCATCAAATTTATCGGCGTCGGTGAAAAATTGACCCAACTTGAAGCCTTTCACCCCGACCGGATCGCATCGAGCATTCTGGGGATGGGAGACGTCCTGACTCTCATCGAAAAGGCCCAGTCGGTGATGGACGAGGAAAAGGCGGTCGAGCTCGAAAAAAAACTGAGGAAGAGCCAGTTCACCCTGGAAGATTTCAAGGATCAGATGGTCCAGATCCGAAAAATGGGATCCCTTGGAGACCTGATCGGTATGATCCCGGGGATGAAAACAAATAAACAGTTCAAGAACCTTGACGTCGACGAGACCGAGTTGGTTCGTATCGAGGCGATCATCAATTCCATGACGCCGCATGAACGGTCCCATCATCAAGTGATCAACGGGAGCCGGCGAAAGCGGATCGCACGGGGAAGCGGTACCCAGGTGCAGGACGTGAACCGGCTCCTGAAAAATTATACTCAGGTCATGAAAATGATCAAAAAACTCAACAAAGGCGGCATACGCGGATTTGGCCGTGGAATGCTGCCGTTTTGA